The proteins below come from a single Roseiflexus sp. RS-1 genomic window:
- a CDS encoding glycosyltransferase family 4 protein produces the protein MKIALISESPSVATGFGIHARHLTRMLADMGHETVVFGVCADGQPFDPTRYPCRIVPMPRDQKEALPLLPDFLTAEQPELVFVHYDLGAVARFAAAIRSAGWTGPMICHFVIDTIPFDRDLMQVLRDFRAAMTPTYVAANYCASLGIPNVIAAPHPVDAGLFRPLPYRDALRRAAGLDGRFVIGVFGRNTERKQQPRVMMALQQLRARGQADDIIAYFHCQPTNEDPWLSSWNLLHVADHLGVADLVLFPQSDFRQLAGIPYDANTPPTDRPPPGRPAIPPGCTYVERLNLCDLVVNVPHSGAFELAPLEAALCGVPAAVTNDRSAMAEVVGDGAYLLEPIDSAIHSSGGWQHFVGACTIAEAILEIKENAALRAELIRRGRANALRYTEEPLRRGLQQALELAGG, from the coding sequence ATGAAAATCGCGCTTATTTCCGAGTCGCCATCGGTAGCGACCGGATTTGGCATCCATGCGCGCCATCTGACGCGCATGCTCGCCGATATGGGGCACGAAACCGTGGTGTTTGGAGTATGCGCCGACGGACAGCCATTCGACCCGACGCGCTACCCGTGCCGTATTGTGCCAATGCCGCGTGACCAGAAGGAAGCGTTGCCGCTTTTGCCCGACTTCCTGACCGCCGAGCAACCGGAATTGGTTTTCGTCCACTACGATCTCGGTGCCGTTGCCCGCTTTGCCGCCGCCATTCGTTCTGCGGGATGGACCGGACCCATGATCTGTCACTTCGTGATCGACACGATTCCGTTCGACCGCGATCTGATGCAGGTGTTGCGCGATTTTCGCGCAGCAATGACCCCCACCTATGTAGCGGCGAACTACTGCGCATCGCTCGGCATTCCCAATGTGATTGCTGCGCCGCATCCGGTCGATGCCGGTCTGTTTCGTCCGTTGCCGTACCGTGACGCGCTGCGCCGCGCCGCAGGTCTCGACGGACGCTTTGTTATCGGCGTCTTCGGGCGCAACACCGAGCGCAAGCAGCAACCGCGCGTGATGATGGCGCTGCAGCAGTTGCGGGCGCGCGGTCAGGCAGACGACATTATCGCCTATTTCCACTGCCAACCGACGAACGAAGACCCCTGGCTCAGCAGCTGGAACCTGCTCCACGTCGCCGATCATCTTGGTGTCGCCGATCTGGTTTTGTTTCCACAGAGCGATTTCCGGCAACTGGCAGGCATTCCCTACGACGCCAACACGCCGCCGACCGACAGACCGCCTCCTGGACGACCTGCGATTCCGCCGGGCTGCACCTATGTCGAGCGGTTGAACCTGTGTGATCTGGTAGTGAACGTGCCTCACTCTGGCGCATTCGAACTGGCGCCGCTCGAAGCGGCGCTGTGTGGCGTTCCGGCAGCGGTGACGAACGATCGCAGCGCGATGGCGGAGGTCGTCGGCGATGGCGCCTATCTTCTCGAACCGATCGACAGCGCCATCCACAGTTCAGGGGGATGGCAGCACTTCGTCGGCGCATGCACGATCGCCGAGGCGATCCTGGAGATCAAGGAGAATGCTGCGCTGCGCGCAGAACTGATCCGACGCGGGCGCGCCAACGCGCTGCGCTACACCGAGGAGCCGCTGCGCCGCGGGTTGCAGCAGGCGCTTGAACTGGCAGGCGGATAA
- the nuoF gene encoding NADH-quinone oxidoreductase subunit NuoF, which translates to MSPLARHIVLRDLDIEDIADFEVYLRHGGYEALRIAVTERTPADIVQTVKDSGLRGRGGAGFPTGVKWGFLPKGVYPRYLLCNCDESEPGTFNNHQIIDRNPHQLIEGIAISAYAIEAHTAYIYIRGEFAAAARRLERAIAQAYERGFLGRNIFGKGYDLDIYVHRGAGAYICGEETALMESLEGKIGQPRLRPPFPAVAGLYGKPTIINNVETLTNVPMIVRHGAAWYRQFGTEKSPGTKVFSISGHVKRPGNYEAPFGIPLRELIFSPDYCQGMRSDRNVKIVVPGGASAGWLTADDLDVTMDYEALAAKGSMLGSGGVIVLDESVSAVEVAYKMDEFFKHESCGKCTPCREGTYFLVKVLHRITHGHGRKEDIPLLHDVYHQMAGNCFCLLGESAVVPIRSALRLFPHEFEQAIAQAGNGRRDLKMMSVH; encoded by the coding sequence ATGTCTCCGCTCGCCAGGCATATTGTTCTCCGCGACCTGGACATCGAAGATATTGCGGATTTCGAGGTCTATCTGCGCCATGGCGGTTATGAGGCGCTGCGCATCGCCGTGACCGAACGCACTCCCGCCGACATTGTTCAGACGGTGAAGGATTCGGGACTGCGCGGGCGTGGCGGCGCCGGGTTTCCGACGGGGGTCAAGTGGGGGTTTCTGCCGAAAGGGGTCTATCCGCGCTACCTGCTGTGCAACTGCGACGAAAGCGAACCCGGTACCTTCAACAACCATCAGATTATTGATCGCAATCCGCATCAGTTGATCGAAGGGATTGCGATCTCCGCCTACGCAATTGAGGCGCACACGGCATATATCTATATTCGCGGCGAGTTCGCGGCAGCCGCACGGCGCCTGGAACGCGCGATCGCGCAGGCGTATGAGCGCGGTTTCCTCGGCAGGAATATATTCGGCAAAGGGTACGATCTCGACATCTATGTGCACCGTGGCGCAGGCGCGTATATCTGCGGCGAAGAAACGGCGCTCATGGAGTCGCTCGAAGGGAAGATCGGTCAACCGCGCCTGCGCCCACCCTTCCCGGCAGTCGCTGGTCTGTACGGCAAACCAACGATCATCAACAATGTCGAGACGTTGACGAATGTGCCGATGATCGTCCGCCACGGCGCTGCCTGGTACCGTCAGTTCGGCACCGAAAAAAGCCCTGGCACCAAAGTCTTCTCGATCTCCGGTCACGTGAAACGTCCCGGCAATTATGAGGCGCCGTTCGGCATACCGCTGCGCGAGTTGATCTTTTCGCCCGATTATTGTCAGGGAATGCGGAGCGACCGCAATGTCAAAATTGTGGTGCCCGGCGGTGCGTCTGCCGGCTGGCTCACGGCGGACGATCTTGATGTGACGATGGACTATGAGGCGCTGGCGGCGAAGGGGAGCATGCTCGGCTCCGGCGGCGTGATCGTCCTCGACGAGAGTGTCAGCGCGGTCGAGGTCGCCTATAAGATGGACGAGTTCTTCAAGCATGAGTCGTGCGGCAAATGTACACCCTGCCGTGAGGGAACATACTTTCTGGTGAAAGTGCTGCACCGGATCACGCACGGTCATGGACGCAAGGAAGACATTCCATTACTGCACGATGTTTATCATCAGATGGCTGGCAATTGCTTCTGTCTGCTCGGCGAAAGCGCCGTCGTGCCGATCCGCAGCGCACTGCGCCTCTTCCCGCACGAGTTCGAACAGGCGATTGCGCAGGCTGGCAATGGACGCCGCGATCTGAAGATGATGTCGGTTCACTGA
- a CDS encoding FAD-dependent oxidoreductase, with protein sequence MVTNRTLSCDIAIIGGGLGGVAAALAACDAGASVVLTEATDWLGGQATSQGVSALDEHRYIETFGATRRYAAFREAIRDHYRRRYGIATMPDGSPLNPGDAWVSALCFEPRVGVSVIETMLAPHVTAGRLTILRNYAPISAIVPGDAITSVTVTGADGDVTIAARFFLDATDLGDLLPLTGAPWVTGAEARSDTGEVDAPEEARPGEVQGFTFCFAVEYRPGEDHTIPKPEGYERLRDSQPFTLTLTAADGAPRPFRVFETGPTGLPPFWTYRRLLAGRLLDPSGTLRDVAMINWNANDYHHADLIGATPEERTHILDEARRLSLSFLYWLQTEVPRDDGSGYGYPGLRLLPDVMGTKDGLSKAPYIRESRRIQALRRVTANDILAAGRTTARAAHFPDSCGVGWYFMDLHPAVGNPRSMFAPTLPFQIPLGALIPQRPTNLLAACKNIGTTHLSNGSYRLHPVEWNIGEAAGALAAFCLTHAMQPREVWEGRELRMFQRHLLEQGIPLAWTVDVPPEHPHFIPTQMLLLEGALEGNGPRAASLDIAPNTPIDRADAPAVLRALLRAAGSPSEPVIDPAFDHQPLSRAEAAATLALVGASTAGMSDPPTWSDLCEALRPLL encoded by the coding sequence ATGGTCACAAACAGAACCCTTTCATGCGACATTGCCATCATCGGCGGCGGACTGGGCGGTGTGGCAGCAGCGCTCGCCGCCTGTGACGCTGGCGCGTCGGTCGTTCTTACCGAAGCGACCGACTGGCTCGGCGGTCAGGCGACCAGTCAGGGCGTCAGCGCGCTCGATGAGCATCGCTACATCGAGACCTTCGGTGCAACCCGCAGGTATGCCGCGTTCCGCGAGGCGATCCGCGATCATTATCGCCGTCGCTACGGGATCGCTACCATGCCCGATGGGTCGCCGCTCAACCCCGGCGACGCCTGGGTTTCGGCGCTCTGCTTCGAGCCGCGGGTTGGCGTATCGGTGATCGAGACGATGCTGGCGCCCCATGTTACAGCCGGTCGGTTGACGATCCTGCGCAACTATGCCCCCATCTCCGCCATTGTGCCGGGTGACGCGATCACCAGTGTCACAGTGACAGGCGCGGATGGCGATGTGACGATTGCGGCGCGTTTCTTTCTCGACGCTACTGATCTCGGCGACCTGCTGCCGCTGACGGGCGCTCCATGGGTGACGGGTGCGGAGGCGCGGAGCGATACCGGCGAGGTTGACGCACCAGAAGAGGCGCGCCCCGGCGAGGTGCAGGGGTTCACCTTCTGCTTTGCGGTCGAATATCGTCCCGGCGAAGACCATACGATCCCAAAACCGGAAGGGTATGAGCGTCTACGCGACTCGCAACCGTTCACTCTGACCCTGACCGCTGCCGACGGCGCGCCACGTCCCTTCCGCGTCTTCGAGACCGGTCCGACCGGTCTGCCGCCATTCTGGACGTACCGCCGCCTGCTGGCAGGACGTCTGCTCGACCCGTCGGGTACGCTGCGCGATGTGGCGATGATTAACTGGAACGCCAATGATTATCACCATGCCGATCTGATTGGCGCAACGCCAGAGGAACGCACACATATTCTGGATGAAGCCCGCCGCCTTTCGCTCTCATTCCTGTACTGGCTGCAAACCGAGGTTCCACGTGACGATGGCAGCGGCTACGGCTATCCCGGTCTGCGTCTGCTCCCCGATGTGATGGGAACGAAGGACGGGCTATCAAAAGCGCCCTACATTCGTGAGTCACGGCGCATCCAGGCACTGCGGCGTGTGACCGCCAATGACATTCTGGCAGCCGGACGCACGACTGCCCGCGCGGCGCACTTCCCCGATTCGTGCGGCGTTGGATGGTATTTTATGGACCTGCACCCGGCAGTGGGGAACCCGCGCAGCATGTTCGCGCCGACGCTGCCGTTCCAGATACCGCTCGGAGCGCTGATCCCGCAGCGCCCGACAAATCTGCTGGCGGCATGCAAGAATATCGGCACGACCCATCTGTCGAATGGTTCGTACCGGCTCCACCCGGTCGAGTGGAATATCGGCGAGGCGGCGGGCGCGCTGGCGGCGTTCTGCCTGACGCACGCGATGCAACCGCGGGAGGTGTGGGAAGGTCGGGAGTTGCGCATGTTTCAGCGCCATTTGCTCGAACAGGGCATACCACTGGCGTGGACAGTGGATGTTCCGCCCGAACATCCGCACTTTATCCCCACCCAAATGCTGCTGCTGGAAGGCGCGCTGGAGGGGAATGGACCACGCGCTGCGTCGCTCGACATCGCCCCCAACACCCCTATCGACCGCGCCGACGCGCCTGCCGTGCTCCGCGCGTTGCTGCGCGCCGCCGGATCGCCATCTGAACCGGTGATCGATCCGGCGTTCGATCATCAACCGCTCAGTCGCGCAGAAGCAGCGGCAACCCTGGCGCTCGTCGGGGCGTCAACCGCTGGCATGAGCGACCCTCCCACCTGGAGCGATCTGTGCGAAGCTCTACGTCCGCTCCTCTGA
- a CDS encoding ATP-dependent Clp protease adaptor ClpS, giving the protein MPAEVSVPLTTTIPTTEYVVVTEDELERPYRVIIENDDVTPMDFVVLILLTIFELGFEQSVAIMLEAHHNGRAHVVTLPYEEAQRRVYEAHHAAREAGYPLSFYLEPDV; this is encoded by the coding sequence ATGCCTGCAGAAGTTTCGGTTCCGCTCACAACCACCATTCCGACGACGGAATATGTCGTCGTCACCGAAGACGAACTGGAACGTCCATACCGCGTCATCATCGAAAATGACGATGTGACGCCGATGGACTTTGTGGTGCTGATATTGCTGACCATCTTCGAACTGGGCTTCGAGCAATCAGTTGCCATTATGCTCGAAGCGCACCACAACGGACGAGCGCACGTTGTGACGCTGCCCTATGAAGAAGCGCAGCGTCGCGTCTACGAGGCGCACCACGCAGCGCGCGAAGCTGGCTATCCGCTGAGTTTCTACCTGGAGCCGGATGTGTGA
- a CDS encoding SPFH domain-containing protein, whose product MPLLDIVEFVDPTGKTLVARVPPDGNGELRLGSQCIVREGQLAFFARDGRFLDMLIPGRHTLTSNNIPLLIDFIKLPFGSKSPFRADVYFVSLHQHTDLKWGTPQPIPMRDAQFGMVRLRAFGTFIIQVAEPRRLLTAVVGTRGRLTVQDVEEQLRSSIIARVADVIAERMRERKLSVLDLATEYDELSEMAYEVLKDDFAALGLQLTRFYINTISVPEELERRLDQVGGVAAFGGLGDYTRFKAAEALQDAARAGGDSAVGAGIGLGAGMNLGALMGQALQQQTPSPQPPPQPAVQPAAAPAAQSAAMKACPRCGVSVPENAKFCSECGASLRPAACPQCGHAVTPGAKFCIECGAALK is encoded by the coding sequence ATGCCACTGCTCGACATTGTTGAATTCGTCGATCCCACAGGCAAAACGCTGGTGGCGCGCGTGCCGCCGGATGGCAACGGTGAACTGCGCCTCGGATCGCAGTGTATTGTGCGTGAGGGGCAACTTGCCTTCTTCGCACGCGATGGGCGCTTCCTCGATATGCTCATTCCAGGTCGGCATACATTGACGAGTAACAACATTCCGCTGCTGATCGACTTCATCAAACTTCCTTTTGGCAGCAAAAGCCCGTTTCGCGCCGACGTCTACTTCGTCAGTCTGCATCAACACACCGATCTGAAGTGGGGTACGCCGCAACCGATCCCGATGCGCGACGCACAGTTCGGCATGGTGCGTTTGCGGGCGTTTGGAACCTTCATCATCCAGGTGGCGGAACCACGCCGACTGCTGACCGCAGTGGTCGGCACCCGTGGACGCCTGACGGTGCAGGATGTCGAGGAGCAGCTGCGCAGTTCAATCATTGCCCGCGTCGCCGATGTGATTGCCGAGCGGATGCGTGAGCGCAAACTCTCAGTGCTCGACCTGGCGACCGAGTACGATGAACTCTCCGAGATGGCGTATGAGGTGTTGAAAGATGATTTTGCCGCACTCGGCTTGCAGTTGACCCGCTTCTACATCAACACGATCAGTGTGCCTGAAGAACTGGAACGGCGACTCGATCAGGTCGGCGGGGTGGCGGCATTCGGCGGTCTGGGCGACTATACGCGCTTCAAGGCGGCTGAGGCGTTGCAGGACGCAGCGCGCGCTGGTGGTGATAGCGCCGTTGGCGCCGGTATCGGACTGGGTGCAGGCATGAACCTGGGAGCGCTGATGGGTCAGGCGCTCCAGCAGCAAACGCCGTCGCCGCAACCGCCGCCACAACCGGCAGTGCAACCAGCGGCGGCGCCAGCAGCGCAGTCAGCAGCGATGAAAGCCTGTCCGCGCTGTGGCGTCAGCGTGCCGGAGAACGCCAAGTTTTGCAGCGAATGTGGCGCGTCGCTGCGCCCTGCCGCGTGCCCGCAGTGCGGTCACGCTGTGACACCGGGGGCAAAGTTCTGTATCGAATGCGGTGCAGCGCTGAAGTGA
- a CDS encoding MFS transporter, with translation MMRTPRSGYRWFVIAVFFCFMLLHQSDKLLIGPLTPAIMDEFGISMTQMGAVTTGALVVASILYPIWGYLYDRFSRARLLALASFIWGSTTWLSAVARTYPTFLMARASTGIDDSSYPGMYALVADYFGPNLRGKVYGLLQLAQPIGYLVGMVLALMLAPQIGWRTIFFLTGGLGIVVAVVILFGVREMPRGKAEPEFEGMTEMARFRFSWAEMRAVLGKRTMWFVFLQGFAGVFPWNVITYWFFTYLARERGYDEGSILLTVAPVILILASGSFIGGVLGDWAFKRTTRGRILVSSAGVLMGAIFLYLAMQTPVEERTTFFVLMCVTALFMPLSSPNVIATVYDVTVPEVLSTAQAFEYFIENSGAALAPLLAGIIADMYDLQTAITWICVTAWMLCFVFYLGALRYIERDHHALRDEMARRAASFRRASA, from the coding sequence ATGATGCGAACACCCCGTTCAGGTTACCGCTGGTTCGTGATCGCGGTCTTTTTCTGCTTTATGCTGCTCCATCAGTCGGACAAACTCCTGATCGGTCCACTCACCCCGGCTATCATGGACGAGTTCGGTATCAGTATGACCCAGATGGGGGCAGTGACGACCGGTGCGCTGGTAGTGGCATCGATCCTCTATCCGATCTGGGGGTACCTGTACGACCGGTTTTCCCGTGCGCGTCTGCTGGCGCTGGCATCGTTCATCTGGGGGTCGACGACCTGGTTGAGCGCGGTGGCGCGCACCTACCCGACCTTTCTGATGGCGCGCGCTTCGACCGGGATTGATGACTCGTCGTACCCTGGTATGTACGCCCTGGTCGCCGACTATTTCGGTCCGAATCTGCGCGGCAAAGTCTACGGTCTACTGCAACTGGCGCAACCGATCGGCTATCTGGTCGGTATGGTGCTGGCACTGATGCTGGCGCCGCAGATCGGCTGGCGCACGATCTTTTTCCTGACCGGCGGACTGGGCATTGTGGTTGCGGTTGTCATTCTGTTCGGCGTTCGCGAAATGCCGCGTGGTAAAGCGGAGCCAGAGTTTGAAGGCATGACCGAGATGGCGCGGTTCCGCTTCTCGTGGGCGGAAATGCGTGCTGTGCTGGGGAAGCGCACCATGTGGTTCGTCTTCCTGCAAGGGTTCGCAGGCGTCTTTCCGTGGAATGTGATCACCTACTGGTTCTTCACCTATCTGGCGCGCGAGCGCGGCTACGACGAAGGAAGCATTCTGCTGACGGTCGCGCCGGTTATTCTGATCCTGGCGAGCGGCAGTTTTATTGGCGGCGTTCTGGGTGATTGGGCATTCAAGCGCACGACGCGCGGGCGCATTCTGGTCTCCAGCGCGGGGGTCCTGATGGGGGCGATCTTTCTCTACCTGGCGATGCAAACGCCGGTGGAGGAGCGTACCACCTTCTTTGTACTGATGTGTGTGACGGCGCTCTTTATGCCGCTGTCGTCACCAAATGTCATTGCAACGGTGTACGATGTAACGGTGCCGGAAGTGCTCAGCACGGCGCAGGCATTCGAGTATTTCATCGAAAACAGCGGCGCGGCGCTTGCCCCGCTGCTCGCTGGCATCATCGCCGACATGTACGACCTGCAAACCGCGATTACGTGGATCTGCGTCACTGCCTGGATGCTCTGTTTTGTGTTCTACCTGGGTGCGTTGCGCTATATCGAACGCGATCACCATGCCCTGCGCGATGAGATGGCGCGTCGCGCGGCATCCTTCCGTCGGGCGTCGGCGTAG
- a CDS encoding MATE family efflux transporter produces MEKCVTIPDIVPSTAEAVAPAVQSAGTGSATIDRPALRRRVMGLALPAIGENLLHTALGIADTILVAGIGVVALAGVGAALNVLFIVMAALSSLSVGASVLVAQAIGAGNSSRASHVAGQALLWGIVLSLPITLAGLIFATPVVALYGMAPDATAVAAEYLTISAASIPALALMLIGGSVLRGAGDSRTPMLVTALANVLNLIASWGLIYGHLGMPALGVAGSAWGTLIARVAGAALFLVILLRTSTRLRVGGPGTWRPRWRTAREVLWLGAPAALEEIIIITSFAALTPIVVGLGTVALAAHRVALNVLSLSFMPGIGFSLATTALVGQAVGAGRIDEARAVTNVATRWAIIWMGGLGVLFILFAPQMVGIFSGDPQLIAIGAAAVQVVALAQPLWAGTFVIGGALRGIGDTRTPMVVSGILGWAAVGIALLLVYVWPALWAVWLAYIFTGPPEIGVLWRLWRRKVR; encoded by the coding sequence ATGGAGAAGTGTGTGACCATTCCCGACATCGTCCCATCAACTGCCGAAGCGGTGGCGCCTGCGGTGCAATCGGCGGGAACAGGCAGTGCAACCATTGACCGACCAGCGCTGCGTCGTCGGGTGATGGGTCTGGCGTTGCCCGCCATCGGCGAAAACCTCCTCCACACAGCGCTTGGCATTGCCGACACCATTCTGGTCGCCGGAATTGGCGTCGTTGCGCTGGCAGGCGTCGGCGCGGCGCTGAATGTGCTGTTCATCGTCATGGCAGCGCTGAGTTCGCTATCAGTCGGCGCGTCGGTGCTGGTAGCGCAGGCAATTGGTGCAGGCAATTCCTCGCGGGCGAGTCACGTCGCCGGTCAGGCGCTGCTGTGGGGAATTGTGCTATCGCTGCCGATCACCCTCGCCGGGTTGATCTTTGCGACACCAGTCGTGGCGCTGTACGGCATGGCGCCCGATGCCACTGCCGTTGCGGCGGAGTATCTGACGATCAGCGCGGCGAGCATCCCGGCACTGGCGCTCATGCTGATCGGCGGGAGCGTGTTGCGCGGCGCGGGTGACAGCCGCACACCCATGCTGGTGACAGCACTGGCAAATGTGCTGAACCTGATCGCCTCATGGGGGTTGATCTACGGGCATCTCGGCATGCCGGCGCTCGGTGTGGCTGGTAGCGCCTGGGGCACGCTGATCGCGCGCGTCGCAGGCGCTGCACTTTTCCTGGTGATCCTGCTGCGCACGAGCACCCGCTTGCGCGTTGGCGGTCCCGGAACCTGGCGACCGCGCTGGCGCACCGCGCGCGAGGTGCTCTGGCTTGGCGCGCCTGCGGCGCTGGAAGAGATCATCATCATCACATCGTTTGCCGCACTGACGCCGATTGTCGTCGGGTTGGGCACCGTGGCGCTTGCCGCACATCGCGTGGCGCTGAATGTCCTCTCGCTCTCGTTCATGCCGGGGATCGGGTTCAGCCTGGCGACGACTGCGCTGGTCGGGCAGGCGGTCGGCGCCGGGCGGATCGACGAAGCGCGCGCGGTGACAAATGTGGCGACGCGCTGGGCGATCATCTGGATGGGCGGGTTGGGGGTGCTGTTCATCCTGTTTGCGCCGCAGATGGTCGGCATATTCAGCGGCGACCCGCAGTTGATCGCCATTGGCGCTGCGGCAGTGCAGGTCGTCGCGCTGGCGCAGCCGTTGTGGGCGGGCACATTCGTTATTGGCGGCGCGCTACGCGGCATCGGCGACACCCGCACACCAATGGTCGTCTCTGGTATTCTGGGATGGGCAGCGGTCGGCATCGCGCTGCTGCTCGTGTATGTCTGGCCCGCGCTCTGGGCGGTATGGCTGGCGTACATCTTTACCGGTCCGCCGGAGATCGGAGTGTTGTGGCGCCTGTGGCGTCGTAAGGTGCGTTGA
- a CDS encoding isopentenyl phosphate kinase: MIVFIKFGGSVITDKQQQERADIDTIRQLAEELRQALDAARDLCVIVGHGSGSFGHVYAQRYGIHRGLAPDDDWMGFALTSGAALRLNRIVVDELLAAGIPALALQPSTTLLARGGRLVHWETGSLERALERRMVPVIHGDVAFDDVQGSAIISTEQLLAHLATLPTLRPARIVLVGEAGVYTADPRINPQAERIARIDRRNIANVLAGAGGSHGVDVTGGMRSKVELMWQLVQTVPGLQVYLIGPKPGSLKRALLGDDTVEGTVIVGG; this comes from the coding sequence ATGATTGTCTTCATTAAATTCGGCGGCTCGGTCATCACCGACAAGCAACAGCAGGAACGCGCCGATATTGATACTATTCGCCAGTTGGCGGAGGAACTGCGGCAGGCGTTGGACGCCGCGCGTGATCTGTGCGTCATTGTGGGGCACGGCAGCGGTTCGTTCGGGCACGTCTACGCGCAGCGGTATGGCATCCACCGCGGTCTGGCGCCCGACGACGATTGGATGGGGTTCGCGCTGACCTCTGGCGCAGCACTGCGCCTGAACCGGATTGTGGTGGACGAACTGCTCGCGGCGGGCATTCCGGCGCTGGCGTTGCAACCCTCGACAACGCTGCTGGCGCGTGGCGGGCGATTGGTTCACTGGGAAACCGGTTCTCTGGAGCGTGCGCTGGAACGCCGGATGGTTCCTGTCATTCATGGTGATGTTGCGTTCGACGACGTTCAGGGGAGCGCAATTATTTCAACCGAGCAACTGCTGGCGCATCTGGCGACACTGCCCACCCTTCGCCCTGCGCGCATCGTTCTGGTCGGCGAGGCGGGGGTGTACACCGCCGACCCGCGCATCAACCCGCAGGCGGAGCGGATTGCGCGGATCGATCGGCGCAACATCGCCAACGTGCTGGCGGGCGCCGGTGGATCGCACGGTGTGGATGTCACCGGCGGCATGCGCAGCAAAGTCGAACTCATGTGGCAACTGGTGCAAACAGTTCCTGGGCTTCAGGTTTACCTGATTGGTCCGAAGCCGGGGTCGCTGAAGCGGGCGTTGCTCGGCGATGATACGGTCGAGGGAACGGTGATCGTGGGAGGGTGA
- a CDS encoding Uma2 family endonuclease, translated as MTTATTRPSPTTDADADPFRYGWRLVPRPTPDNPYHLEQIPLTLDDVLHPEVGDFIVHSDRHETDRMYLTAVLRARLEPSRRAIVLSDVRIAWDLPDLRAHGPDVMVIPGVRKRRNWSTFEVAVERARPALIIEIVSLDARENDVVIKVEQYARAGVAQYVIVDDTGRGGVRRLRLLDYRLEGTAYRLQEPDAEGRVHLAIADVWLGIRRDHVVCYDAAGREIGDYVTVVRQAAKAEARAKQAATRAKEAAARARQEAVARAEAEERARQEAAARAEAEERARQEAVARAEAEERARQEAAARMEAEERARQEAQAREVESRARAEAEARLRELEQELRRLRGDA; from the coding sequence ATGACGACTGCAACGACCAGACCATCCCCCACTACCGACGCCGACGCCGACCCGTTCCGCTACGGGTGGCGCCTCGTGCCGCGTCCCACCCCCGATAATCCCTATCACCTCGAACAGATTCCGCTCACCCTCGACGACGTGCTCCATCCTGAAGTGGGAGACTTCATTGTGCACAGCGATCGCCACGAGACCGACCGGATGTATCTCACCGCTGTGCTGCGCGCACGCCTGGAGCCCTCCCGTCGGGCGATTGTGCTCAGCGACGTGCGCATCGCGTGGGACCTTCCCGACCTGCGCGCGCACGGACCGGACGTGATGGTCATCCCCGGCGTGCGCAAACGGCGCAACTGGAGCACGTTTGAGGTGGCGGTCGAACGGGCGCGCCCGGCGCTGATCATTGAGATCGTCTCGCTGGATGCGCGTGAGAACGATGTGGTGATCAAGGTGGAGCAGTACGCGCGGGCGGGAGTGGCGCAGTACGTGATTGTGGATGATACGGGGCGCGGCGGGGTACGGCGGTTGCGGTTGCTCGACTACCGTCTGGAAGGTACAGCATACCGGTTGCAGGAACCGGACGCGGAGGGGCGGGTGCACCTGGCGATTGCGGACGTATGGCTGGGCATACGGCGCGACCACGTGGTCTGCTATGATGCGGCGGGGCGGGAGATCGGGGACTATGTGACGGTGGTGCGGCAGGCGGCGAAGGCGGAGGCACGGGCGAAGCAGGCGGCAACGCGAGCGAAAGAAGCGGCAGCACGGGCGCGGCAGGAAGCGGTCGCGCGCGCCGAGGCGGAAGAGCGCGCACGACAGGAAGCGGCAGCGCGCGCCGAGGCGGAAGAGCGCGCACGACAGGAAGCGGTCGCGCGCGCCGAGGCGGAAGAGCGCGCACGACAGGAAGCGGCGGCGCGAATGGAGGCAGAGGAGCGAGCGCGGCAGGAAGCGCAGGCGCGCGAAGTCGAATCCCGCGCTCGCGCTGAAGCCGAGGCGCGTCTGCGCGAACTGGAGCAAGAACTGCGCCGTTTGCGCGGTGATGCATAG